The genomic segment CGGCCCAACCCAGTAGACCCAGTACGCTGTCCACACATCAGCAGCAACGGCTGAGCCAAGCGTCCGCGCTGGATTCGTGCTCGTTCCAGAAATCGGTGCTTCCAACGCGACCATGACGGCATAGAGCGGCGGCAGCATTAGCGGCGTCACTGGACGAAGTCTCCGATGATGGAGGAACAGCAAAATCCCACCGACGAGGCAGAAGGTCGTGGCTGCTTCACCGAGACAGGCTGCTCCCACTCCCTGAGGACCGGGAGTCGTTGCCCCGTACGCGATACTCGCCCCCATCGTTCCCCAGAGGCGAAGAACCAGTCCACCAATCGCTGCCCCGAGTAACTGCGCCACGACATACCCCGGCACGTATCGCCCGCGTATCGTTCCTGTCCACCAGAACGCGATGCTCACAACGGGATTAATGTGCGCACCGCTCGTCTTGCCGATCCAGGAAAACGCAATCGCTGCTCCGGTGGTGCCAAAGAGCATCCCCGTCAGGGCACGGCGCTCCCAGGGTGCCGGCAGCCAGTGCACGACTGGACTGTCAGCGCCGAAATCAAGGATGACCCACGAACAGCCAATGGCCACAAGGAGCGCAGTGCCCAGCAACTCGGCGAGAAAGAGCGGCCCTGGGAGACCGAGGAGTGACCATCCTGTGGTGGCGCCACTGCGCGCGTTCACTGCCGCGTTGCCCCTTATGTCATCGCGGTCGCGCGACGGACCTGGTAGTCGCGCCCTTCCCACCGGTTTTCGTCCGGGAAGAAGAACGTGAACTCGAGGCTCGCGTGCTCTCCGAGTTCGACCTCAACGCCGTGCAGCCCAAACGGCAGCGGTTGACTTGCTCGATCCGTGACATGCTGCCACCCATCGACGCCGACGTGTAGCTGGAATGGCCGCCGATCTTCAATCAGTAGCCGTTCGCCGTCACCGATGCTGTCCAGCGGCACGTCCCGTCGCCAATGCCGAACTCGCGGCTTTGGGGCAACACGATAGCGTTCGGCCACTGCAGCGAGTTGCTCAATCGGCTTGCCAGTCGAGAGCGCGAGGACCAACTTGACAAACTCGGCATGCGCCCAAAGCAACGGCATCGCGCTTCCCGTCGGCTTGCCGGGAAACAGTCCTTGATCCGGGATGGGGTCACTGTCCCACACCTGCTCAGGAATCAAGCCGCCCTTGCCAGCTCCACGGATCATCGCGAACAGATAAGGCAGCGGATCTTCGCCAGCCACCAGGGCATAGTGCCCTCGCTCTCCTGAAAGGAGCGGCCATGCTCGACCAATGCCCGTGCCATCAAATGGGCGGCCATCGGCATGCTCACCATAGCCATCGTCGTTGTAGCGGTGGTAGAAGGGTCCACTCGGAGTGTCAACCCGTAAGATGGCGTCAACCAGCCGGACCGTATCCCGAATGCGTGGGTCGTCCGGCGCCCGTAAGCCAAACCGGACCAGTGAGAGAAACTCCAGGCCGATGAGCTCAGCCGCTGGTAAGATCACGCCCTGCCGATTGTGCACATCGACTCGTCCTCGGAGACCAAGCGCTCCTGGCGGGCGAATCCGGACATAGTGTCCTCGGATTCCATGAGCACGGTCGAGCGGCGTGTCTTCAACATAGGTCCACTCTTCTATGCGTTGATTCCAATCATCGGCGAGGTCGAGGGCGTAGGCAGCTTCGTCGCCGTCGAGCAGGCCGAGGAGCGCGCTGGCCGCCAGGGCGGCGATCGTTGCGGCAAGTGTGAACGGGTTGATACCAGCATTCTCTTCCCAACGATCCTGGGGGCTGCATGGCCCCTCGCGCGCTAAAAACCCAACTGCTCGCCGTACCATCGCCTGCACTGTCTCGATCAGTCCACTGAGATGACCCAATTCGGCGAGTTTCGCCGCTAATAAGACAGGGAACGCTGTTTCATCCAGCTGGATACCTGTCCAATACGGCCGGCCATCAGGGTACACGTTCTGCGGCCAGTGGCCATCGGTGGCCTGGATTGCACTGAGGTATGCCAGCTGTCGCCGCGCGTCAGCGGGTAGGCCGAGCGCGAGGAAGGCCAAACCGGCTTCAACAGCATCGCGCGTCCAGACCAGATGATAGCCGCCGGGATCGTCACGTGAATTCCCCCAGGGGATGGAGAGGCTCGCGACCATCGCCCCAGGGTATGTGCGATCCTCATGCGCCTTCAGCACGAGGAGCGAGCGCTTGACCATGTCTAACACGTCTGGTTGGGCTGACGGCAACTGGATACCTCTCGTGAACCGCCGCCATTCCTGGAGCACTTGGCTACGCGCACGGTCGATCCCGTCAGCGAGGCTACTACGGGCTAACGTCACCGCGCCATCCGGCGTGGTTGCAAAGGCAAGCGCGAGTACTCCCTCGGGTTCAGCGAGTTCGCCCATCAATGCGACGTTGCCATCCTCCGCGCGGTCAAACGTCCACGTCATCCGCCCATTGTGGGCCATGTCCTGCCAGCCATCGGAAAATCCGACGTACCCAGCGCTTCCCCGCAGAAATCGACCGACCAGGGCAACGGCACTCTGGCCTTTCTGCGCCAGCAGCGCCTCACCGGCAACCCACGCCGTGTTGCCCCAGCCTGAACCACCCAGATGAGGTGCCAAGAGTGGATAGAGCCGCATGCCGTCGCCTTCGAGGCGATAGGCAATGAGCAACACGTCACGGTCTGGGTCTGGAACAACGCGGAGCGTCAGCCGATACCGTTCATGCTCATGGATAATCACCGGTAGTGGCGTCGCTGGATTGGGGGTTGTGAGGGTGTAGCGGTTGACGCGTTTGACTTCAGCCCAGAAACCGTCCCCAGCCACCAGGAAGCCCAGATCGCGAATTTGCGGTTCGCCCGTTGCTGGCCAGAAGACTTCGTTGATGATTCCATGGCTTATCGTGAACCAGAGCCGACTGGTGCTGAGGGCCGTCCCAATGAGATCTTTATCGCTTGACGACCACGTCGGCGCGATGCCTGGTTTGCCAAATGCTTCCATCCTACGCACTCCTGTACAAAACCAGCAGGCTACTTACCAATCGGATCCCAGCTGTCACCAGGATCAAGCAACGCGTGCTGGCTCTTCGGCCCTTCCGATCCTTGTTCGTATGGCTCCGGCTCTCCCTGTTGCCACGCTCGCAAGATCGGGTCGACGATGCGCCAGGCTTCTTCGACTTCGCCTTCGCTTGGGAAGAAGGACAGGTCACCGTCGAGTAAGGCGAGGAGCAGCTCTTCGTACGCACCATATTCCGGCTCTTGGCCGAGCGCGGCCTGGAGGCGCAGCTGCTGTGCTTCGTCACCGTGGCGGGTTGACAGCCACAACTCCAATGCCCCGGGCTTCATGCGAAAGACCAGCCGCCCAGGCGGCAAGGTGCCGAGCGGCGCCGCAGGAGCCGGCCTGAACACGAGCGCGATCTCCGCCGCATCGGCAGCCAGACGCTTGCCACTGCGCAGATAGAACGGAATCCCTTGCC from the Thermorudis peleae genome contains:
- a CDS encoding MIP/aquaporin family protein gives rise to the protein MNARSGATTGWSLLGLPGPLFLAELLGTALLVAIGCSWVILDFGADSPVVHWLPAPWERRALTGMLFGTTGAAIAFSWIGKTSGAHINPVVSIAFWWTGTIRGRYVPGYVVAQLLGAAIGGLVLRLWGTMGASIAYGATTPGPQGVGAACLGEAATTFCLVGGILLFLHHRRLRPVTPLMLPPLYAVMVALEAPISGTSTNPARTLGSAVAADVWTAYWVYWVGPLLGAAIAVVLVRRTGIETEVAKLAHFHHDPHGILRRPGVVEQS
- a CDS encoding glycoside hydrolase family 15 protein, whose product is MEAFGKPGIAPTWSSSDKDLIGTALSTSRLWFTISHGIINEVFWPATGEPQIRDLGFLVAGDGFWAEVKRVNRYTLTTPNPATPLPVIIHEHERYRLTLRVVPDPDRDVLLIAYRLEGDGMRLYPLLAPHLGGSGWGNTAWVAGEALLAQKGQSAVALVGRFLRGSAGYVGFSDGWQDMAHNGRMTWTFDRAEDGNVALMGELAEPEGVLALAFATTPDGAVTLARSSLADGIDRARSQVLQEWRRFTRGIQLPSAQPDVLDMVKRSLLVLKAHEDRTYPGAMVASLSIPWGNSRDDPGGYHLVWTRDAVEAGLAFLALGLPADARRQLAYLSAIQATDGHWPQNVYPDGRPYWTGIQLDETAFPVLLAAKLAELGHLSGLIETVQAMVRRAVGFLAREGPCSPQDRWEENAGINPFTLAATIAALAASALLGLLDGDEAAYALDLADDWNQRIEEWTYVEDTPLDRAHGIRGHYVRIRPPGALGLRGRVDVHNRQGVILPAAELIGLEFLSLVRFGLRAPDDPRIRDTVRLVDAILRVDTPSGPFYHRYNDDGYGEHADGRPFDGTGIGRAWPLLSGERGHYALVAGEDPLPYLFAMIRGAGKGGLIPEQVWDSDPIPDQGLFPGKPTGSAMPLLWAHAEFVKLVLALSTGKPIEQLAAVAERYRVAPKPRVRHWRRDVPLDSIGDGERLLIEDRRPFQLHVGVDGWQHVTDRASQPLPFGLHGVEVELGEHASLEFTFFFPDENRWEGRDYQVRRATAMT